Genomic segment of Arachnia propionica:
GAGGGGACGCATCCGACCGCCCTTGAACCGTATGGGGTGGGGGGAGCTGGTCGCCGCCGCATCCAGCCCGGACGGTTTTCCGTGCGCCACCTGCTCGGCCAGCTGCGTCAGCGCGAACAGATCGTCGGCGGACGCCTTGCGTCGGCAGGCGTCCAGGACGGCGCGGATGATCGCGCCCGCCGCGGCCGCGGAGGAACCCAGGCCGCGTTCGTGGGGGAAATCGCTGCGCGTGGTGATCTCGAAGGACTGCTCGGGGCATCCCGAGAACTCCCGGGCTGCCTCGAAGGCCCTCACGACGCAGGCGAACCGGGGACCTGCCTGGTCCATGGGGCCCCGGTGGTCGAGACTGTTCAGCCACGAGGGGCCGGGGACGGGTGTTGCCGTTGCTTGCATCGGCAGGTCGTGCAGCGGCACGGCCACGGCGGGATGCCCGTACACGACGGAATGTTCGCCCAGGAGGATGGCCTTCGCCCAGGTGCGTCCGCGGCCCTCACGGGTGGGGGAGTGCCTTTCCAAATTTCTTTCCTTGCCTGTGGCCCAGGTGCGCGGGAAGTGGCCCGGGAGTTCCGGTGCGTCGCTCCGCTCCGCTGACGGCCCCGAAATTCTCGGGATCGGAGGTGGGGCGGAAAAACAGTATCGATCCTCTCCGGCCGGTTGCAAGCCCTGCCCGGACGGGGTGAGAGGCGGCAACCGGGCACGGGAAGTGGGTGATCGCCGCCCCCGAACCCCTCATGCGCGACGCCGGCCCCCCATTCCCAGCAGCCACATCAGGTAGAGCCCACCGAGGGCCGAGCTGATCAGCCCGACGGGGATCTGGAAGGGACTGAGCAGCCGTCCCGCAGTGAAATCGGCCAGGACCAGCAGGGCCGCACCCACCATGAACGTCGGCAGGAGATTGATCCCCGCAGAGCGCGACAGCCGGCCCGCCAGCTGGGGAGCGGCCAGGGCCAGGAAACCGATCGGGCCCGCCGCAGCCACGCACACCGCTGCCAGGACCACGCCGTAGCCGATCATCGCGGAGCGGGTCCGGCGGACTCTGAGGCCGAGCCCCGAGGCCGCGTCGTCGCCCATCTCTAGGATCCTGCCGGGCCCGGCCAGCCACATCCCGACCGGGAGCAGCAGGATCGCGGTGACCAGCAGGGGGGTGACGGTCGCCCAGGTGATGCCGTTGAGGCTGCCGTGCTGCCAGGTCTTGGCCGCCTCGGCTGATTCGATGTCGGTGGCGGCCAGCAGGTAGTCGTTGAGGGAAGCGAGCATCTGCCCCAGGGCGATACCGCTCAGCACGAGGGTGTCCCCGCCGACCCCGCGCCGCATGGTCAGCAGCACGACCACCGCTGCCGTGGCGGCGCCGCCGATGATCGCCCCCGCCCCGGTGACCAGGGCACTGGAGGAGACGAACACCAGAATGGCGAACAGGCCGCCTGTCGTCGCACCCCGTGTGAAACCGACGATGTCGGGGCTGCCCAGCGGGTTACGGGAGACGCTCTGGAAGATCGCGCCCGACATTCCGAGCATGCCACCGATGACGATCGCCCCCGTCACCCGCGGTAGCCGCTGCTCGAGAACGATGAAGGGGGCCAGATCCTCACCCCTGCCCTGGAACACATCCAGGAGCATGTCGAGGGACACCGGATAGGCTCCCGTGGTCAGTGATGCCACCGACCCCGCCAGAACTACCAGCAACGCGATCCCGGCCACCACCAGCGACCGCCGGTGCGCCAGGAAGCTGAAGCGCGCTCGGGGCCCGAGAGAGATCCGGCGATGACCGGGAGGGGCACCCAGGGTGTGAACCGAGTCCGGGATCATGCGCTCCTCCTGTTCGTCCGGTTCGTCACGGCTAGTACGAGCAGCACGGGTGCGCCGATGAAGGCGGTCACGATCCCGGCCTCCAGCTCGGTGGGGCGGATCAGGAGCCGCCCCGCCACGTCGGCCGCCAGCAGGAGTCCTGCCCCTGCCACGACCGACCACGCCAGCAGGTGTTTCTGGTCGGCCCCCACCAGCAGGCGAACCACGTGGGGGATGACCAGGCCGATGAAGGAGATCGGACCGGCGGCGGCCGTTGCCGCCCCGCACAGCAGGGTGAGAGCGACGAACGCGACTCCCCGGACCACCGCTAGGTTCACCCCGAGTGCCGTGGCCTGTTCGTCGCCGAGAGCCAAGGCGTTGAGGCTGTGCGCCGATGCCAGGGCCAGGACCAGACCGACCGCCAGGAACGGGGCCACCCAGAGCAGGACCTCCAGTTTCCGGTTCTCGAGCGAACCCACCACCCAGAACCGGTACGAGTCGAAGATCTTGCTGTTGTACATGGTGATGGTGCCGGTGATCGACGAGAGACTGGCGCCCAGTGCGACACCGGCCAGCACCAGACGGGCGGGTCCGGAATCGGCGGAGCGCCGCGACATCATGTGCACGAGCACCGCGGCCGCCGCCGCGCCGGCGAACGCGAACGGCAGGTACTGGTTCACGGAGGTCAACCCGAGCCCTCCGATGGCCGCGACCACCGCGAGGGAGGCGCCCGCGTTGACCCCGAGGATGCCGGGTTCCGCCAAAGGATTGCGGGTGAGGGCCTGCATGACAACCCCGGCCACGGCGAGAGAGGCGCCCACCACGATCGCGAGGATGGTGCGGTGGATGCGCAGCCCCCACACCACCTTGCTGGCAACCGAGTTGTCGTACGCCAGGAATCCCTGCCAGACCTCCTCCGGGCTCAAGGTCCGGGAACCCAGAGCCAGGCTCTCGGTGATCAGCACGAGGAGGACCAGAACCGCCAGCAGTGGGGCCAGGAAACGCAGGGGACCGCTGCGTTTCCTGGTGAATCGGGGACGGCCGGGCCGAGCGGGGGTGTCGGCCTGATCAGTGGAAGATCGCATGGAGCGCTGGTCCTGTTCGGGTCGGGGTTTGAGGCGAGCTGCGAAATAAGCTGGCCTTTGTCACGGAGTTAAGGTTAGCCTTGCTCTCATGAGTGCTTCTCGAGCGATGCGTCCCCATCCCTTCACCGTTTCCCGCCGCGCGATCCTGGCCGGTGGGACGGTCTCCGCCCTGGCGGTGCTCGCGGCCTGCTCATCCAACTCCGCTTCGCAGGAAACCTCGCCCGCCGCTTCCGGTGGGGCATCCACGGGTTCTGGTTCCGCCAAGAGCCTCCCGAAGAGCACCGTCGTCCCCACCGAGCTGGACAGCGGGCTGGGCTCCGGGCAGGCCGATGGCGTCTTCCCGCGCACCGTCGTCCACTACCAGGGCGAGACGACGATCAACGCCGCCCCCACCAAGGTGGTCGTCATCTCCACGGGACAGGCCGACGCCATGCTGACCCTCGGCATGTGCCCGATCGGCTCCACCACCGCATCCGGCGCGGAGGGTCCCGTTTCCCAGTACCTGAAGGACGCCTACCCCGACCAGGTCTCCGCCATCGAGGCCATCACGAAGGTCGGGTCCCGAAACGAACCGGACATCGAGGCCATAGGGGCACTCAAACCCGACCTGATCCTGACCAACATCGCGGGCAAGGACGATGCCGATACCCTGCACAAGAACCTGACCGCCATCGCCCCCACTGTTGTGATGCGCGGCACCGGACAGTTCTGGAAGACCGACTTCCTGCTGCTGGCCGACGCCCTCGGTAAACGGGAGGCGGCCCAGTCCCTGCTGGACACGCTCAAGAAAGAGGCGGCCGAGGCTGGTTCAGCGCTGAGCTCCGCCGGAACGGTCTCGCTGCTGCGCAAGAACAGCGACAAGCTCCGGATCTTCGGGCCGATCTCGTTCGCCGGGTCCGTCGTCGCCGACATGGGGCTGCAACGCCCCGACACCCAGCAGTTCACCAACGGTGTCTCGAATGAGCTGTCCTCCGAGACCCTCGACCAGGCCGACGGCGACTGGCTGTTCTACGGAATCCAGGGCGACAAGGACGAGGAACTCACCGGACAGGCGCTCTGGGGTTCGCTGAAGGCCGTGAGCGCCGGACACGCCGTCAAGGTCGATGACGACCCGTTCTTCCTGAACGCCGGGCCCACTGCGGCACGCGTCGTCCGTGACCAGATCGTCAAGGCCGTCCGGGGTTGAGCGGAAACGAAGCCCGGTCCTTCGTGCTGGAGGGCCGGGACCTCCATCTGGGATACGCCGGTGGCGCCGATGTCGTGGCGGGCCTCGATGTCGCCATTGAGACGGGGTCGTTCGCCGTGATCGTCGGGCCGAACGCTTGCGGCAAGTCCACCCTGCTGAGGTCGCTGAGCAAGGTGTTGCCGCCGCGTTCGGGAACCGTCCTGCTCGACGGTAGGGAGATCGCCGGGATGCGCCCCAAGGCCTTCGCGCGGGAGGTCGGCTTCTTGGCGCAGTCCTCGATAGCCCCCGAGGGGATCACTGTCCACGAACTGGTCAGCCGTGGCCGGTATCCGTACCAGAGCGTGCTGCACCAGTGGTCCGACGAGGACGACGAGCAGGTCAGCACCGCCATGGAACGCACCAACGTCAGCGCGCTGGCCGCGCGGCGCGTCGCCGAGCTGTCCGGCGGTCAGCGGCAACGGGTCTGGATCGCGATGGCACTGGCCCAGCAGACGCGCGTGCTGCTCCTAGACGAACCCACCACGTTCCTGGACCTGGCCCACCAGGTGGAGGTCCTGGAGCTGTGCCGGGAACTCAACCAGGTGCTCGGCACCACCGTGGTGGCCGTGCTGCACGACCTCAACCAGGCCTGCCGCTACGCGGACCGGATCATCGCCATGCGCGACGGCCAGATCCTGACGCAGGGAAAACCCTCCGATGTGATGACCGCGGAGATGGTGGAACAGGTGTTCGGCCTCGAGGTCTCGGTGACCCCTGACCCGGTGACGGGCACACCGCTGGTGCTCCCGGCTCCACCGAGGACACACAACACGGAATAACGGGTTTCCCGGGAGACCGCGAAACCAGACGCAAAGGGTATGAAACCGTCCTGTCCGGCCGGGTAAGTGGAGCGCCGAGCAGTTGCGGTCCGCGAAGACCGGGGAGGTACGTGGCAACCACGTCCCGGTACTCTCACCAGCTCAACATGGAGGGGGCTCATCTGGCGGCCTGGGCGTCGTCCTGATCGTTCGATTGGCCAAGAGCTGGGGCAGCGGCCGTGTGACGACCTTCGCGGCGACCCGGCGTTGTTCAAATGGTCAGGGTGCTGACCGCCACCACGTCGGATCGCTGGATCGCCGCATCCGTGGCGGGGGAGGTTGAGGTGAGGACGGCTGCTCCCAAGGACAGGGCGGTCAGGGTCGCCGCGGCCCACATCTTTGTGTTGCGGATGAAGGTTGTCATGGTCTGCTCTCTTTGCGAGGGTTGTTGCTGATCCCATCGAACGGCGCTTTGCTGTGGGATTGCTGTGCGCCTGCTGAGCCGTGGGTTTGAGCTGGGGTGGGGAATGAGTCAACGACCAAAGCGATTTACAATCCAATCAGCTTTGACTCGTGCGATAAGAAGACGTGCAGTTCGGAATCTTCAGCGTCGGCGACGTGACCACCGACCCCGCCACCGGGCGCACCCCTACCGATCACGAGCGCATCAGGGCCACCGTCGAGATCGCGAGGCTCGCAGACGAGGGGGCTCGGGCGGCGGCACTCCGGTGGCGCATCGACGAGGCGGTGGGGGAGCTGCGCTCCTGCCTGACGGGCGTAGAACGCCGACATCCCGTCGACGGGTTCGAGCAGGTCATTCCCTTCGAGGAACTGCTGAAACGGGAGAGGTAGGAACTTCACGGGTGGTGCTGGCTGATGCGGAACAGATGCGGACTCCGAGGGGGAGCAGTCGTGGAAAAGCAAACGCCTAGTCGCGTCTGACTAGGCGTTTCACTGGCGACCCCGGTTGGATTCGAACCAACGACACCCGCTTTAGGAGAGCGGTGCTCTATCCCCTGAGCTACGGGGCCAACTGTGGCAGCTTATCCCATCCGGTGGCGGTCCGCGCGGCCCGGTTTGGTGCGGACCGCCACCGGCGGTGATCAGCTGGGCTTCGGAGCGCCCTTGCGGGCGTAGCGCTGCCAGGTGATGACCACCCCACCGAGGGCGAATACCACACCGACCCAGTAGAACGCGACGGCCCCCAGCAGGGTCACGCCGACGCCGAACAGGAACGGCCCGAAGGCGGCGATGGCGGCAGTCCAGCCGATCACACCGCCCGCCTGCCGCGGTTCGAAGATCATCGGCATCTGCTTGAACGTCGAGGCGTTGCCGATCCCGGAGAACAGGAAGATCGCGAGCATGCCCCACAGGTAGAGGTTGAAACTGCCGTCGAGGGCCGCCACCGAACTCTTGTCCGGGGTCAGGCCGAGAATGGTGACCGGAATGGAGATCACCAGCCCGATCCCGGAGATCAGGGTCCAGATCGCGCCACCCATCTTGTCGGTCAGCGGCGAGAAGGCCACCCGCGCCCCGGCTCCGACCAGCGGGCCCAGGAAGGCGTAGACAGCCGGGTCCTTGAGTACGTAACCCTGGGCGACGAGGTCGTTCAAACCCGCCCCCGAGCCGTACAGGTTGGTCATGAGCAGGCCGAACAGGGCGGACAGACCCGAGAACGTGCCGAAGGTCATGATGTAGAGGTAGGTCATCCACCAGGTGTCGGGGTTGCTGAAGATGTCGAACTGCTGCCTGATGTTGGCCTTGATCGGCACGGATTTGAGCGCCAGCCAGGCCCACACCGCGATGGCCACCAGCAGCGGCACCCACACGAAGGCCGCGTTCTGGTACCAGACGT
This window contains:
- the mvk gene encoding mevalonate kinase; protein product: MERHSPTREGRGRTWAKAILLGEHSVVYGHPAVAVPLHDLPMQATATPVPGPSWLNSLDHRGPMDQAGPRFACVVRAFEAAREFSGCPEQSFEITTRSDFPHERGLGSSAAAAGAIIRAVLDACRRKASADDLFALTQLAEQVAHGKPSGLDAAATSSPHPIRFKGGRMRPLSQCIEQAHLVIADSGVHGSTRQAVGGLRLRYEENTGAIGPLIDELGALAQTAVTALGDGDAPALGAAMDRAHTVLAELDLSLPVLDELTASARRAGALGAKLTGGGLGGCVIALADSAQAADRIRSALERSGAPATWTHRMPVSEVKE
- a CDS encoding FecCD family ABC transporter permease, whose amino-acid sequence is MRSSTDQADTPARPGRPRFTRKRSGPLRFLAPLLAVLVLLVLITESLALGSRTLSPEEVWQGFLAYDNSVASKVVWGLRIHRTILAIVVGASLAVAGVVMQALTRNPLAEPGILGVNAGASLAVVAAIGGLGLTSVNQYLPFAFAGAAAAAVLVHMMSRRSADSGPARLVLAGVALGASLSSITGTITMYNSKIFDSYRFWVVGSLENRKLEVLLWVAPFLAVGLVLALASAHSLNALALGDEQATALGVNLAVVRGVAFVALTLLCGAATAAAGPISFIGLVIPHVVRLLVGADQKHLLAWSVVAGAGLLLAADVAGRLLIRPTELEAGIVTAFIGAPVLLVLAVTNRTNRRSA
- a CDS encoding iron-siderophore ABC transporter substrate-binding protein; this encodes MSASRAMRPHPFTVSRRAILAGGTVSALAVLAACSSNSASQETSPAASGGASTGSGSAKSLPKSTVVPTELDSGLGSGQADGVFPRTVVHYQGETTINAAPTKVVVISTGQADAMLTLGMCPIGSTTASGAEGPVSQYLKDAYPDQVSAIEAITKVGSRNEPDIEAIGALKPDLILTNIAGKDDADTLHKNLTAIAPTVVMRGTGQFWKTDFLLLADALGKREAAQSLLDTLKKEAAEAGSALSSAGTVSLLRKNSDKLRIFGPISFAGSVVADMGLQRPDTQQFTNGVSNELSSETLDQADGDWLFYGIQGDKDEELTGQALWGSLKAVSAGHAVKVDDDPFFLNAGPTAARVVRDQIVKAVRG
- a CDS encoding FecCD family ABC transporter permease, whose protein sequence is MIPDSVHTLGAPPGHRRISLGPRARFSFLAHRRSLVVAGIALLVVLAGSVASLTTGAYPVSLDMLLDVFQGRGEDLAPFIVLEQRLPRVTGAIVIGGMLGMSGAIFQSVSRNPLGSPDIVGFTRGATTGGLFAILVFVSSSALVTGAGAIIGGAATAAVVVLLTMRRGVGGDTLVLSGIALGQMLASLNDYLLAATDIESAEAAKTWQHGSLNGITWATVTPLLVTAILLLPVGMWLAGPGRILEMGDDAASGLGLRVRRTRSAMIGYGVVLAAVCVAAAGPIGFLALAAPQLAGRLSRSAGINLLPTFMVGAALLVLADFTAGRLLSPFQIPVGLISSALGGLYLMWLLGMGGRRRA
- a CDS encoding ABC transporter ATP-binding protein produces the protein MSGNEARSFVLEGRDLHLGYAGGADVVAGLDVAIETGSFAVIVGPNACGKSTLLRSLSKVLPPRSGTVLLDGREIAGMRPKAFAREVGFLAQSSIAPEGITVHELVSRGRYPYQSVLHQWSDEDDEQVSTAMERTNVSALAARRVAELSGGQRQRVWIAMALAQQTRVLLLDEPTTFLDLAHQVEVLELCRELNQVLGTTVVAVLHDLNQACRYADRIIAMRDGQILTQGKPSDVMTAEMVEQVFGLEVSVTPDPVTGTPLVLPAPPRTHNTE
- a CDS encoding MFS transporter, giving the protein MSTPAEKPRSGEWLEDWDPQDESKWDSRIAWTTLTITTFSLTMAFVSWFLPSAIIPKLTSIGFAFSKDELYWMTSMVGLSAGILRLVWMVLPPILGTRKLVTITSVLMILPLIGWGFAVQNPGTPYWLFMALAFLAGIGGGAFSGFMPSTSYFFPKRLQGTALGLQAGIGNFGVSLVQLLTPWLIGFSMVSWLGAAQHGPKGDVWYQNAAFVWVPLLVAIAVWAWLALKSVPIKANIRQQFDIFSNPDTWWMTYLYIMTFGTFSGLSALFGLLMTNLYGSGAGLNDLVAQGYVLKDPAVYAFLGPLVGAGARVAFSPLTDKMGGAIWTLISGIGLVISIPVTILGLTPDKSSVAALDGSFNLYLWGMLAIFLFSGIGNASTFKQMPMIFEPRQAGGVIGWTAAIAAFGPFLFGVGVTLLGAVAFYWVGVVFALGGVVITWQRYARKGAPKPS